In Dermacentor andersoni chromosome 4, qqDerAnde1_hic_scaffold, whole genome shotgun sequence, the following proteins share a genomic window:
- the LOC126537897 gene encoding uncharacterized protein: MAWTLRRVLKRRNVVAALFLFGLFYMLRQLLSLREVDVSIASLRSRSSSAAPAVSSSTSRSGVAPLAQVEFPAHGVRGVSPHDATSYVPGKAFKCLRSSGVISYDQVNDDYCDCKDGSDEPGTSACPNGRFYCRRHNTRSPKYVLSMRVNDGICDCCDGSDEWNGALLLSSLQLSDEQQARAGVYQAPCKDRC; the protein is encoded by the exons ATGGCGTGGACTCTCAGACGCGTCCTCAAGCGCCGAAATGTTGTCGCCGCGCTCTTCCTGTTTGGCTTGTTCTACATGTTGCGGCAACTGCTGTCACTGCGCGAAGTTGACGTCAGCATCGCCTCGCTGAGAAGTCGCAGCTCCTCTGCTGCTCCCGCTGTCAGTTCCAGTACGTCAAGGTCGGGAGTAGCGCCACTCGCGCAGGTGGAGTTTCCTGCTCACGGAGTTCGCGGTGTATCGCCACACGACGCCACAAGCTATGTGCCAGGAAAGGCTTTTAAGTGCCTACGCAGTTCGGGTGTGATTAGCTATGACCAGGTGAATGATGACTACTGCGACTGCAAGGACGGCTCAGATGAACCAGGCACCAGTGCCTGTCCCAATGGAAG GTTCTACTGCCGGCGGCACAATACACGCAGTCCCAAGTATGTTCTTTCCATGCGTGTCAACGATGGCATCTGTGATTGCTGTGATGGCAGTGACGAGTGGAATGGCGCCCTCCTCCTGTCCAGCCTGCAGCTCTCTG ACGAGCAGCAAGCTCGGGCGGGTGTGTACCAAGCACCATGCAAGGACCGCTGCTGA